A single region of the Marinobacter nanhaiticus D15-8W genome encodes:
- a CDS encoding SDR family oxidoreductase, whose protein sequence is MSNERKPHILVTGAAGALAQQVINRLRDDYFLVAVDFREQVYLGDDIPSYCIDFNKRVFEDLFRRYDFDGVIHLGRIMSSQETRMRRYNANVLGTQKMLDLSHKYGIERVVILSTYHVYGANAYNPALIDEEAPLKGAGLSMDLIDSVELENLANIYLWRYPDLNITVLRPCNIVGPGVRNSISTLLASRRAPVLAGFSPIMQFIHIDDMADAIVLAYKNNQRGVFNVVPEDWVAYQHALLLCGCTRVPIPSIPPILPRTIARLLNLKSFPPYLMHFFKYPVVIDGRAFRDTFGFKPRRPLKEVFRYYRENKQPV, encoded by the coding sequence ATGAGTAACGAACGCAAACCCCACATCCTGGTCACCGGCGCAGCCGGTGCCCTGGCCCAACAGGTCATCAACCGCCTTCGTGACGATTATTTCCTGGTAGCGGTGGACTTCCGGGAGCAGGTCTACCTGGGCGACGACATTCCGAGCTACTGCATTGACTTCAACAAGCGCGTGTTCGAAGACCTGTTCCGACGCTATGATTTCGACGGCGTCATCCATCTGGGCCGGATCATGTCCAGTCAGGAAACACGGATGCGCCGATATAACGCCAACGTGCTGGGCACCCAGAAAATGCTCGACCTGAGCCACAAGTATGGCATCGAGCGCGTCGTGATCCTGTCGACCTACCACGTATACGGCGCCAACGCCTACAACCCTGCACTGATCGACGAAGAGGCCCCCTTGAAAGGTGCCGGCCTGAGCATGGACCTGATCGATTCGGTGGAACTGGAGAACCTGGCCAACATCTACCTGTGGCGCTACCCAGACCTGAACATTACCGTGCTGCGCCCCTGTAACATCGTCGGCCCCGGCGTGCGTAACTCAATCAGTACGCTGCTCGCCAGTCGCCGTGCCCCGGTGCTCGCCGGCTTTTCCCCTATCATGCAGTTCATCCACATCGATGACATGGCCGACGCCATTGTGCTTGCCTACAAAAATAACCAGCGTGGTGTGTTCAACGTGGTGCCCGAAGACTGGGTCGCCTATCAGCATGCGCTGCTACTGTGCGGGTGCACTCGGGTACCGATACCTTCGATTCCGCCGATCCTGCCGCGAACGATCGCCCGACTTCTCAACCTTAAGAGCTTCCCCCCCTACCTGATGCATTTCTTCAAGTATCCGGTGGTGATCGATGGCCGTGCTTTTCGCGATACCTTCGGCTTCAAACCACGGCGGCCGCTGAAAGAGGTCTTCCGTTACTATCGCGAGAACAAACAGCCCGTATAG
- a CDS encoding tetratricopeptide repeat protein: MMLKKLFRITLLSAAVSLALTGCGEDEQEMTQEEVQYISHVDQARFFQRQGELKASTLEARSAIEMNPTKADPYFIIVDNLVTAGDAVNAARQVQEIEARMEDGETPDSVHNRIQLVLARTHMMRNQTEEALAALEELQSPDHSQEVKAAVLRGDIHLNARQPEKAKAAYNDALELDSNSLMALIGLSRIAYGNGNPEEAQSLITRAEGIDKTDPELWLWKGQFAQLQEQWEKAEEAYIRALEDIGQYDVMTYRKYATMSSLITVLREQNKQAEAFVYEEILAKSAPGTIKSNFASAQEAYRSGDLQEAARYLTEVLKQAPQHVQSALMLGMIRFQQGRVEEAEQLLTPVAANLQDSTSANKLLAATQLRLQRPEEARKLLENLDESQSDPGVLALIGVATLASGDIEAGKEYIEKSLELNPDNSQLRLRYATYLIQTGNTEAAIDQASTVMDKEPNNEDARLLIIQAHVSAGNQDAAMESAAAWVKEQPENIAALITHGDLSVAAGETEQARQYYQQALELSDTDPRANYALAILAMRQDNPDKAREQFRAAVSKSPDNRRALQGLARVSSEAELRSFLEDLSQENPEAVGPRLVLLELALQQGNSSEADELAASLLEPVSENELSPNTPVVANVYTSAAGALVRQDKPQQALEVMQRAQVLFPDNENVGLQTAELYFRNDQTENAQALLKDIRRDHPESARPYLIEAQYHTQAEQFDKAAEQYELALNKDSSPDIYLRYVDALQKHGQQQKAIEVLKQALANYPNNGRLALNLAMAYQNVGEQKQAADAYEQVLNNAPDNPIALNNLAWIYHETGESKAKDLAARAYELAPENAAVADTYGWILFSEGNHQESIPVLEKAYKLAPDTQEIALHLVEAYKAAGQDQKAKAILEKKQEM, encoded by the coding sequence ATGATGCTTAAGAAGCTGTTTCGCATTACGTTGTTGTCCGCAGCAGTCAGTTTGGCCCTGACAGGGTGCGGTGAAGACGAACAGGAGATGACCCAGGAAGAAGTCCAGTACATCAGCCACGTCGACCAGGCCCGCTTCTTCCAGCGCCAGGGGGAACTGAAAGCGAGTACGCTGGAAGCCCGTAGCGCGATCGAAATGAATCCCACCAAGGCAGATCCCTACTTCATTATTGTCGATAACCTCGTCACCGCCGGCGATGCCGTCAATGCTGCACGGCAGGTCCAGGAAATCGAGGCGCGAATGGAAGACGGGGAAACACCTGATAGCGTCCATAACCGTATCCAGCTGGTTCTCGCCCGCACGCATATGATGCGCAACCAGACGGAAGAGGCCCTGGCGGCGCTCGAGGAACTGCAATCTCCCGATCACAGCCAGGAGGTCAAGGCTGCCGTATTGCGTGGTGACATCCATCTCAACGCCCGTCAACCCGAAAAGGCCAAGGCAGCCTACAACGACGCACTTGAGCTGGATTCCAACTCATTGATGGCACTGATCGGTCTTTCGCGCATTGCCTACGGTAATGGCAATCCCGAAGAAGCCCAGTCACTCATTACCCGGGCAGAAGGTATCGACAAGACCGACCCCGAGCTTTGGCTCTGGAAAGGCCAGTTCGCCCAGCTTCAGGAGCAATGGGAAAAAGCCGAGGAAGCCTACATCCGCGCACTCGAGGATATTGGTCAATATGACGTCATGACGTATCGCAAGTACGCCACGATGTCTTCGTTGATTACCGTTTTGCGCGAGCAGAATAAGCAGGCTGAAGCCTTCGTCTACGAAGAGATCCTTGCTAAATCCGCCCCGGGGACCATCAAGAGCAACTTCGCCTCGGCCCAGGAGGCCTACCGGAGTGGTGATTTGCAGGAAGCAGCCCGCTACCTCACGGAAGTTCTCAAGCAGGCACCCCAGCACGTCCAGAGCGCCCTGATGCTCGGCATGATCCGCTTCCAGCAAGGGCGCGTCGAGGAAGCCGAACAGCTGCTGACCCCGGTCGCAGCCAACCTCCAGGACTCCACCTCGGCCAACAAGTTACTCGCAGCCACCCAACTGCGACTGCAGCGCCCGGAAGAAGCACGCAAACTCCTCGAGAACCTGGATGAAAGCCAATCCGATCCGGGTGTTCTCGCGCTTATCGGCGTCGCTACCCTCGCCAGCGGAGACATCGAAGCCGGCAAGGAGTATATCGAGAAGTCCCTGGAGCTGAACCCCGACAACAGCCAGCTACGCCTGCGCTACGCAACCTACCTGATCCAGACCGGCAACACCGAGGCGGCCATCGACCAGGCGAGCACGGTGATGGACAAAGAGCCCAACAACGAGGACGCCCGCCTGCTGATCATTCAGGCGCACGTGTCCGCAGGTAACCAGGACGCGGCCATGGAATCCGCAGCCGCGTGGGTCAAGGAGCAGCCGGAAAACATCGCTGCCCTGATCACCCACGGGGACCTTTCCGTCGCGGCCGGCGAAACAGAGCAAGCCCGCCAGTACTACCAGCAAGCCCTGGAACTGTCCGACACGGACCCGAGAGCCAATTACGCCCTGGCTATCCTGGCAATGCGTCAGGACAATCCGGACAAGGCACGGGAGCAGTTCCGCGCAGCGGTTAGCAAATCGCCGGATAACCGACGGGCACTCCAGGGGTTGGCGCGGGTATCCAGTGAAGCGGAGCTGCGCTCCTTCCTGGAAGACCTGAGCCAGGAAAACCCGGAAGCTGTCGGCCCTCGCCTGGTATTGCTCGAGCTGGCCCTCCAACAGGGTAACTCGTCCGAAGCTGACGAGCTCGCAGCTAGCCTGCTGGAACCTGTCAGTGAAAATGAGCTATCTCCCAATACGCCGGTCGTCGCCAATGTATACACTAGCGCCGCCGGTGCCCTGGTGCGCCAGGACAAACCACAGCAAGCGCTCGAAGTGATGCAGCGAGCCCAGGTGTTGTTCCCGGATAACGAGAACGTTGGCCTGCAGACAGCAGAGCTCTATTTCCGCAACGATCAGACTGAAAATGCCCAAGCACTGCTGAAAGACATCCGTCGGGACCATCCGGAATCAGCCCGCCCCTATCTGATCGAAGCGCAGTACCACACGCAAGCCGAACAGTTCGATAAGGCGGCCGAGCAATATGAGCTTGCCCTGAACAAGGACTCTAGCCCGGATATCTATTTGCGCTACGTCGATGCCCTGCAGAAGCATGGTCAGCAGCAAAAAGCGATCGAGGTACTCAAGCAGGCGCTTGCGAACTATCCGAATAATGGCCGGCTCGCGCTGAACCTGGCTATGGCGTACCAGAACGTCGGCGAGCAGAAGCAGGCGGCCGACGCTTACGAGCAGGTCCTCAATAACGCACCGGACAACCCGATCGCCCTGAACAATCTCGCCTGGATCTACCACGAAACCGGCGAATCGAAGGCAAAAGACCTGGCTGCCCGGGCTTATGAACTCGCTCCGGAAAACGCTGCGGTTGCGGATACCTACGGCTGGATACTGTTCAGCGAAGGAAATCACCAGGAAAGTATCCCGGTGCTGGAAAAGGCCTATAAGCTCGCTCCGGATACCCAGGAGATAGCGCTGCACCTGGTAGAGGCCTATAAGGCTGCCGGGCAAGATCAGAAGGCCAAGGCTATTCTTGAGAAGAAGCAGGAAATGTGA
- the prsK gene encoding XrtA/PEP-CTERM system histidine kinase PrsK has translation MVIDFSLVSHSAAALAFAALAILVSSKYLRRNTDRALMLAATVSAVWAGSLVVQLIWNQPPFFIRYLLELIRDGAWVAVLFALLRDSNRTGVLATRLRRFLGSAIALLIVVLLVTAILEYAQGWSLLDGKTKIIGQIALSLLGICLIEQIWRNSISFGRSSMKYLCIGIGGIFAYDFFMYADALLFGQISDAFWSARGAANAFFAPLFAVNVINTRKQPVDFQLSRNAVFHVGALIVAGGYLIFVALGGYYVRALGGAWGEALQVLFLTAFLALFAALLSSSRFRARLMIFISQNFFDYKYDYREEWLKMTQIFANLSDDPPLLERVVRIMADLVESNAGALWVKDEDGNYILQTAVNLPPPKYTLIDGASDLVTFFNEREWIIDLNEYHQDPVRYELLEIPDAVLKFSDGWLLIPLYLGEDLYGVCLIGSPYAKVELNWENFDLIRVVARQSCNVLAQADAQNRLSRAMQFEAVSKASAFLVHDLKTMIAQLSLLVKNAERHRNNPEFIDDMIRTTDHAVTKLSNLVDHIRKPATDELPVQAIELESMIGELVNHHTRSQPNPVYKGLGEPIWVKGDPEQLRSVLGHLIQNAQDATPPTGEVTLTLKRSADHVVLFIQDTGSGMSEDFIKMKLFKPFESTKGLAGMGIGAYQAREYVRQIGGNIDVTSEPGLGSCFSVRLPLGRTQPRQETDQGPPEKLAESG, from the coding sequence ATGGTCATAGACTTTAGCCTGGTCAGTCATTCGGCAGCAGCGCTCGCCTTCGCGGCGCTGGCCATTCTGGTGAGTTCGAAGTATCTGCGCCGTAATACGGATCGCGCACTGATGCTGGCGGCTACCGTGTCCGCCGTGTGGGCTGGCTCCCTCGTGGTCCAGCTGATTTGGAACCAGCCACCCTTCTTCATACGCTACCTGCTCGAATTGATCCGTGACGGTGCCTGGGTTGCGGTACTTTTCGCGCTACTTCGCGACAGCAATCGAACAGGTGTCCTGGCGACACGTCTACGGCGATTCCTGGGCTCTGCCATTGCGCTACTCATTGTGGTTTTGCTGGTAACAGCCATCCTGGAGTACGCCCAAGGCTGGAGCCTGCTAGACGGCAAGACCAAGATTATCGGCCAGATCGCGCTGTCACTGCTCGGTATCTGCCTGATCGAGCAGATCTGGCGCAATTCCATATCTTTCGGCCGATCAAGCATGAAGTACCTGTGTATCGGAATCGGCGGCATCTTCGCCTACGACTTCTTTATGTACGCCGATGCCCTGTTGTTTGGCCAGATTTCCGATGCCTTCTGGTCGGCACGGGGTGCAGCAAACGCCTTCTTTGCGCCGTTATTTGCGGTAAACGTCATCAATACGCGCAAGCAGCCGGTCGACTTCCAGCTTTCACGAAATGCCGTGTTCCATGTCGGCGCCCTGATCGTTGCCGGCGGCTACCTTATCTTCGTCGCGCTGGGCGGCTACTACGTGCGCGCGCTGGGCGGCGCCTGGGGTGAAGCCCTGCAGGTACTTTTCCTCACCGCGTTCCTGGCCCTGTTTGCAGCGCTATTGAGCTCCAGCCGGTTCCGCGCGCGCCTGATGATCTTCATCAGCCAGAATTTCTTCGACTACAAGTACGATTACCGCGAAGAATGGCTGAAGATGACACAAATCTTCGCCAACCTGTCGGACGATCCCCCCTTACTGGAACGGGTAGTCCGTATCATGGCCGATCTGGTGGAGAGCAATGCCGGCGCTCTGTGGGTGAAGGACGAAGACGGCAATTATATCCTGCAAACTGCGGTGAACCTTCCGCCGCCCAAGTACACCCTCATCGATGGCGCGTCAGACCTCGTCACCTTTTTCAACGAACGGGAATGGATCATCGACCTGAATGAATACCATCAGGACCCGGTGCGCTATGAATTGCTGGAGATTCCCGACGCCGTCCTCAAGTTCTCGGACGGCTGGCTTCTCATCCCCCTCTATCTCGGCGAAGATCTTTACGGGGTCTGCCTGATTGGCTCCCCCTACGCCAAGGTCGAGCTCAATTGGGAGAATTTCGACCTCATTCGCGTGGTCGCGCGGCAGAGTTGTAACGTGCTTGCCCAGGCCGACGCGCAGAATCGACTCTCCCGCGCCATGCAGTTCGAGGCGGTTTCGAAGGCCTCCGCATTCCTGGTTCACGACCTCAAGACGATGATCGCGCAGTTGTCGCTTTTGGTGAAGAATGCCGAGCGTCACCGCAACAACCCTGAGTTTATCGACGACATGATCCGCACTACCGACCATGCAGTGACCAAACTGTCGAATCTCGTGGACCACATCCGCAAGCCGGCGACGGACGAGTTGCCGGTACAGGCCATCGAACTGGAGTCGATGATCGGCGAACTGGTGAATCACCATACCCGCAGCCAGCCCAACCCGGTTTACAAGGGCCTGGGCGAGCCTATCTGGGTGAAAGGCGATCCTGAACAGTTGCGCAGCGTGCTTGGGCACCTCATCCAGAACGCACAGGATGCGACGCCTCCCACGGGAGAAGTTACACTAACGCTCAAGAGAAGCGCCGACCACGTTGTCCTGTTTATCCAGGACACGGGCTCCGGCATGAGCGAAGACTTTATCAAGATGAAACTGTTCAAGCCCTTCGAGAGCACCAAGGGTTTGGCCGGCATGGGCATCGGTGCTTACCAGGCCCGGGAATATGTGCGTCAGATCGGCGGCAACATCGACGTCACCAGCGAGCCGGGACTGGGTTCCTGCTTTTCGGTCAGGTTGCCCCTCGGGCGCACTCAACCACGGCAGGAAACCGACCAGGGCCCGCCAGAAAAACTGGCAGAGAGCGGCTGA
- a CDS encoding lysophospholipid acyltransferase family protein, producing the protein MTFRSFIKDKFVPQALEDQVNRIRKPIGTLGYDPWGYNSDSIKIGFSVARYIYDKYFRVEADGVEKVPSEGPVLLVANHSGQLPLDGLLIGFALASRQENPRIPRAMIERFFPTVPYVGNILNQLGAVLGDPVNCAKMLANNEAVIVFPEGIRGSGKLYRDRYQLKRFGNGFMHLAMEHGATIVPVGVVGCEETIPAIANIRPLAQALGVPYVPVALPMVLPAKVHLKFGDPMFFDNADIPEEKVTQRVDRVKAEISKLIDLGLCERKRLF; encoded by the coding sequence ATGACGTTCAGATCGTTTATCAAGGACAAGTTCGTCCCGCAGGCCCTCGAGGACCAGGTCAATCGCATCAGGAAGCCCATCGGCACCCTGGGCTACGATCCCTGGGGCTACAACAGCGATTCCATCAAGATTGGCTTCTCGGTTGCCCGCTATATTTACGATAAATACTTTCGCGTGGAAGCTGACGGCGTCGAGAAAGTACCTTCGGAAGGCCCGGTGCTGCTGGTCGCCAACCATAGTGGACAGCTTCCGCTGGACGGGCTGCTGATCGGCTTTGCCCTGGCGTCCCGGCAGGAAAATCCGCGCATCCCCCGCGCCATGATTGAGCGCTTCTTCCCGACAGTGCCCTACGTCGGCAATATCCTCAACCAGCTCGGCGCCGTTCTTGGCGACCCGGTGAACTGCGCCAAGATGCTGGCCAACAACGAAGCTGTCATTGTCTTTCCCGAAGGGATCCGCGGCTCCGGCAAACTCTACCGCGACCGCTATCAGCTCAAGCGCTTCGGCAACGGCTTTATGCACCTGGCGATGGAACATGGCGCCACGATCGTGCCGGTCGGCGTCGTCGGCTGTGAGGAGACGATACCGGCCATCGCCAATATCCGCCCCCTCGCCCAGGCATTGGGCGTACCCTATGTGCCGGTTGCCCTACCCATGGTGCTTCCCGCCAAGGTTCACCTGAAATTCGGCGACCCGATGTTCTTCGACAACGCAGACATCCCCGAAGAGAAGGTCACGCAGCGGGTAGATAGGGTGAAGGCGGAAATCAGCAAACTGATCGACCTGGGCCTCTGCGAAAGGAAGCGACTTTTCTGA
- the prsR gene encoding PEP-CTERM-box response regulator transcription factor, which produces MDKRLLIVEDDPGLQSQMRWCFSDNIEVTVASDRESALTSLRRFEPQVVTLDLGLPPDPGGATEGFALLEDIVRLAPTTKVVVVTGREDRENAVKAIGMGASDFYQKPLDGDILTFVVNRAFRLAELELENRELAQNRNGTSIKGIVAASPQMLSLCRMVEKVAPADVTTLIIGETGTGKELLARAIHDMSHRADKTFSAINCAAIPENLLESELFGYEKGAFTGATQSKKGKKGKIEMANGGTLFLDEIGDMPMALQAKLLRFLQERVIDRVGSVNPVQVDVRVVCATHRNVEDLVASGEFREDLYYRISEITLDVPSVRERDGDAMVIAQSLLKSLGKQLDRPQLSFTEDAAQAIQSYSWPGNVREMINKIKRATIMAEGKRVCASDLQLRTDQATLDGNVLNLRQVREEAERTAINHALQTSNYNMAQAARLLGITRPTLYNLTDKYKIETSPVVSDV; this is translated from the coding sequence GTGGATAAGCGTCTCTTAATCGTCGAGGATGATCCCGGCCTCCAAAGCCAGATGCGCTGGTGCTTCAGTGACAACATCGAAGTCACCGTAGCCAGCGACCGTGAATCTGCGCTCACCTCCCTTCGTCGCTTTGAACCCCAGGTTGTTACTCTCGATCTCGGACTGCCGCCGGATCCCGGTGGTGCGACTGAAGGATTTGCCCTTCTCGAAGATATCGTCAGGCTCGCCCCCACGACCAAGGTTGTCGTGGTCACCGGTCGCGAAGACCGTGAGAATGCGGTTAAGGCTATCGGTATGGGTGCCAGCGACTTCTACCAGAAGCCCCTGGACGGAGACATCCTCACCTTCGTGGTGAACCGTGCCTTCCGCCTCGCCGAGCTCGAGCTGGAAAACCGCGAACTCGCCCAGAACCGTAATGGCACATCGATCAAAGGCATCGTGGCGGCTAGCCCGCAAATGCTCTCCCTGTGCCGGATGGTGGAAAAAGTGGCACCCGCTGACGTGACCACACTGATCATCGGGGAAACCGGCACGGGCAAGGAACTGCTGGCCCGGGCTATTCACGATATGAGCCATCGGGCCGATAAGACTTTCTCCGCTATCAATTGCGCGGCCATTCCCGAAAACCTGTTGGAGAGCGAGCTCTTCGGCTACGAGAAAGGTGCATTTACCGGGGCCACCCAAAGCAAGAAAGGCAAGAAAGGCAAGATCGAGATGGCCAACGGCGGCACCCTGTTCCTGGACGAGATCGGCGATATGCCGATGGCGCTGCAGGCCAAACTGCTCCGCTTCCTGCAGGAACGGGTCATAGACCGGGTCGGTAGCGTCAACCCGGTGCAAGTGGACGTGCGCGTCGTGTGCGCCACCCACCGTAACGTCGAGGATCTGGTTGCCAGTGGCGAGTTTCGCGAAGACCTGTACTACAGGATCAGCGAGATCACGCTGGACGTGCCCTCCGTGCGCGAGCGTGACGGCGACGCCATGGTGATCGCTCAGTCACTGCTCAAATCGCTGGGCAAGCAGCTCGATCGCCCCCAGCTCTCCTTCACGGAAGACGCCGCCCAGGCGATACAGAGCTACAGCTGGCCGGGTAACGTGCGCGAGATGATCAACAAGATCAAGCGCGCCACCATTATGGCCGAGGGCAAGCGCGTTTGCGCCAGTGACCTGCAGTTGCGCACCGACCAGGCCACACTGGACGGGAACGTGCTCAACCTTCGCCAGGTCCGGGAAGAGGCCGAGCGAACGGCCATCAATCATGCGTTGCAGACCAGCAACTACAACATGGCTCAGGCTGCGAGGCTACTCGGTATTACTCGACCCACGCTCTACAACCTGACGGATAAATACAAGATAGAAACCTCCCCCGTCGTTTCTGATGTCTGA
- a CDS encoding integrase core domain-containing protein — protein sequence MGYTSYGMGKEDAPMPWKETCVMDLKMQLIAAWLQGGHGVSDLARGYGISRKTAYKWIRRYQEEGAGGLQERSRAPHYCPHAVTEDVAEQIVAIKKVHPSFGPKKVLDRLRELEPAMALPADSTAGEILKAAGLVKKRRYKRPYPADPQPFELGDRNNALWSVDYKGQYRTAGGRWCYPLTVTDNASRYVLGCHGVSATDYVQAKPIMEWVFHEYGLPEGILSDNGAPFASRSAGGLTRLSKWWVELGIGVHRSKPGTPTQNARHERMHGSLNRAVGGRMRGTSLMQQQTTLQAFREEFNEQRSHEALGRQTPASVYQPSRRRYSPVLRPIEYNVDQAVRNVRHNGEIKWQGHLIYISGLLARHRVGLQEVENDRVEVRYSTHLLGHINLKTARLEPACEWHAGE from the coding sequence ATGGGTTACACAAGTTACGGTATGGGCAAGGAGGACGCGCCCATGCCCTGGAAAGAGACTTGTGTAATGGATCTGAAGATGCAGTTGATCGCGGCCTGGCTGCAGGGCGGGCACGGTGTAAGCGATCTGGCCCGCGGCTACGGCATTAGCCGCAAGACGGCTTACAAGTGGATCAGGCGCTACCAGGAGGAAGGTGCCGGTGGGCTGCAGGAGCGCTCCCGAGCGCCGCACTATTGCCCACATGCAGTGACGGAGGACGTGGCTGAACAGATTGTGGCGATCAAGAAAGTCCATCCCAGCTTTGGCCCCAAGAAGGTTCTGGACCGCTTGCGTGAGCTAGAACCGGCGATGGCATTGCCGGCAGACAGCACGGCCGGTGAGATACTCAAAGCGGCGGGTCTGGTCAAGAAACGGCGCTACAAGCGGCCGTACCCGGCCGACCCGCAACCGTTTGAACTGGGTGATCGCAATAATGCGCTGTGGAGTGTGGACTACAAGGGGCAGTACCGGACGGCCGGCGGGCGCTGGTGTTATCCGCTCACGGTAACCGACAATGCCAGCCGTTATGTCTTGGGCTGTCATGGCGTGAGCGCAACAGACTACGTCCAGGCGAAGCCGATTATGGAATGGGTTTTCCATGAGTACGGTCTGCCGGAGGGGATCTTGTCCGACAACGGGGCGCCCTTCGCCAGTCGCTCAGCAGGAGGTCTGACGCGACTGTCGAAATGGTGGGTCGAGCTGGGCATTGGGGTGCATCGTAGCAAGCCGGGAACGCCCACACAGAATGCCCGTCACGAGCGCATGCACGGTTCACTGAATCGAGCAGTGGGTGGACGGATGCGCGGGACAAGCTTGATGCAGCAACAGACCACGCTGCAGGCATTCCGTGAGGAGTTTAACGAACAACGCAGCCATGAGGCGCTGGGCAGGCAAACACCGGCCAGCGTGTATCAGCCCTCAAGGCGTCGGTACTCGCCCGTGCTGCGCCCGATTGAATATAACGTGGACCAGGCGGTTCGCAACGTTCGTCACAACGGCGAAATCAAGTGGCAGGGCCATCTGATCTACATCAGCGGGCTGTTAGCCAGACATCGCGTAGGCCTGCAAGAGGTGGAGAATGACCGGGTCGAGGTGCGATACAGCACCCATCTGCTCGGTCATATTAACCTCAAAACCGCGCGATTGGAGCCCGCATGCGAGTGGCATGCGGGGGAATAG